One region of Dokdonia sp. 4H-3-7-5 genomic DNA includes:
- a CDS encoding FAD-dependent oxidoreductase, which produces MAKQEHILIIGAGLCGSLLALRMAQRGYKITLMEKRPDLRAVHQDAGRSINLALSDRGLKGIRLVGLEDRVKDLCIPMNGRMLHDKESNTLFSPYSGRTDEYINSISRTDLNIMLLNAADEYDTLQVHFNQACTNVDLKNATATFTDYHTKEEQTITADIILGADGAGSAVRKSMYMSRDFLFSFSQDYLGHGYKELTFPPAENGGYRTEKNALHIWPRGRDMIIALPNLDGSFTVTLFIDYEDAPDSFASLDSPAAITEYFTRQFPDAIPMMPELLKEYEENPVGPLGTIKCHPWSAFGKTCILGDAAHAIVPFYGQGMNASFEDVVVFDETLDAFGDQGWEKVFKEFEKTRKPDTDAIADLAVDNFHEMKEHTAHPMFQEKRKLETQFEKEFPTEYYSKYSLVTFNEAIGYKEAMTRGRAQNKAILNLLDDGLLPDSLSLKAKLKKVQQATQDILHDDAIAGNI; this is translated from the coding sequence ATGGCAAAACAAGAACACATACTCATTATAGGCGCAGGCCTTTGCGGTTCGCTTCTAGCGTTACGTATGGCGCAGCGCGGTTATAAAATCACCTTGATGGAAAAGCGCCCAGACCTAAGAGCCGTACATCAAGATGCTGGTAGAAGTATAAATCTCGCTTTATCAGACAGAGGTTTAAAAGGAATACGCCTCGTAGGCCTTGAAGATCGAGTAAAAGATTTGTGTATCCCTATGAATGGAAGGATGTTGCACGACAAAGAAAGTAACACGCTTTTTAGTCCGTATTCTGGACGTACAGATGAATACATAAATTCTATCTCACGTACAGACCTCAACATTATGCTACTCAATGCGGCAGATGAGTATGATACCTTGCAGGTTCACTTTAACCAGGCGTGTACAAACGTAGATCTTAAAAATGCTACGGCAACCTTTACAGATTATCACACAAAAGAAGAGCAAACCATCACTGCAGATATTATTCTAGGTGCAGATGGTGCAGGATCTGCAGTGCGTAAGAGTATGTATATGAGTCGCGACTTTTTATTCAGCTTCTCGCAAGATTACTTAGGTCACGGCTATAAGGAACTCACCTTCCCTCCTGCCGAAAATGGCGGATACCGCACCGAAAAAAATGCCTTACACATCTGGCCACGTGGTCGTGATATGATTATTGCTTTGCCTAACCTAGATGGGAGTTTTACTGTAACGCTATTTATAGATTATGAAGATGCACCAGATAGTTTTGCATCGCTAGATAGCCCAGCTGCAATTACAGAATACTTTACAAGACAGTTTCCAGACGCTATCCCTATGATGCCAGAACTGTTAAAAGAATATGAAGAAAATCCTGTAGGGCCGCTAGGCACTATAAAATGCCACCCGTGGAGCGCCTTTGGAAAAACGTGTATTCTAGGAGATGCGGCACACGCCATTGTTCCATTTTATGGACAAGGGATGAATGCTAGTTTTGAAGATGTGGTAGTTTTTGACGAGACGCTAGATGCATTTGGAGATCAAGGATGGGAGAAGGTTTTCAAAGAATTTGAAAAAACTAGAAAACCAGATACAGATGCCATTGCAGACCTTGCCGTAGATAACTTTCACGAGATGAAAGAACACACGGCTCACCCTATGTTTCAAGAGAAGAGAAAACTCGAGACACAATTTGAGAAAGAATTCCCTACAGAGTATTACTCAAAATATAGTTTAGTAACTTTTAACGAGGCGATAGGGTACAAAGAGGCAATGACGCGCGGTAGAGCACAAAACAAAGCTATTTTAAACCTACTGGATGACGGATTGCTACCTGATTCTCTTTCGCTTAAAGCGAAATTAAAAAAAGTACAACAGGCTACACAAGACATCTTGCACGACGATGCCATAGCCGGAAACATATAA
- a CDS encoding twin-arginine translocase TatA/TatE family subunit, with protein sequence MISLPLFISGAEIAFIIFIVIMVFGADKVPEIARGLGKGMRQLKDATNDIKSEITKTAERNDIDLDLTKDIKKEIDKAKEDINDITGPIKRSL encoded by the coding sequence ATGATAAGCTTACCTCTATTTATTTCTGGTGCCGAAATTGCCTTCATTATTTTTATAGTGATTATGGTTTTTGGTGCAGACAAAGTTCCAGAAATCGCTCGCGGTTTAGGGAAGGGCATGCGCCAACTTAAAGACGCTACAAATGATATCAAGTCAGAAATCACAAAAACTGCCGAAAGAAATGATATCGACTTAGACCTTACTAAGGATATTAAAAAGGAGATTGATAAGGCTAAGGAAGATATTAATGATATTACTGGTCCTATCAAGAGATCTCTATAA
- a CDS encoding RidA family protein: MSDKDLDLRLQGDPFNEKKVTPRGAYPHIKRAGDFLFVSGTSSRKADNTFAGVHVIDAMGTMHLDIKEQTRAVLENIKKTLATADATMEDVVDVTSFLVNMNDFGGYNEAYGEFFNKETGPARTTVAVHQLPHPHLVVEIKVMAYKPE, translated from the coding sequence ATGAGTGATAAAGATTTAGACCTACGTTTACAAGGCGATCCTTTTAATGAAAAGAAAGTGACACCTAGAGGAGCTTATCCTCATATTAAAAGAGCAGGAGACTTTCTATTTGTCTCGGGCACCAGCAGCCGCAAGGCAGATAATACTTTTGCTGGCGTGCACGTGATAGATGCAATGGGAACGATGCACCTAGATATCAAAGAGCAAACCAGAGCCGTACTAGAAAACATCAAGAAAACCCTCGCAACCGCAGATGCAACGATGGAAGATGTGGTAGATGTCACCTCATTCCTTGTAAATATGAATGATTTTGGCGGTTACAACGAAGCCTACGGAGAATTCTTTAACAAAGAAACCGGCCCTGCAAGAACCACCGTAGCCGTACACCAGTTACCACACCCGCATCTAGTAGTTGAGATTAAGGTGATGGCTTATAAGCCGGAATAG
- a CDS encoding amidohydrolase family protein: MSHRKLRINGHSHLLPYPEEIPQFMKDKGIFWVDKDRKFMLQKDWSRPVTDSSFFLHEKLEWMERNKVDHAVVLNLSQLYGNGLRLEEMKQALKFQNDFNARVQQEHPDKFTTGFVVHPGFVRGALWEIERCVEVLGMDLLCLPTHYMDTIGTWRCIFDEENEPIFELASKYNLAVEIHPYDGEKFIKLQNTNWRFHLIWMLAQCADAYHFLTLNGYADKYPGMRVCFAHGGQLAQINLGRRIQGFDGRPDLFEGKTHPRKSVGHPNIFFDTLVHDTNSLKMIIENQGSKQVVMGLDDPYPLGEMESDNQSSYPGKILDLALERKIVNSAEYDAIWDDNVVRWLYGDDEKRKEAFRKRILKE; encoded by the coding sequence ATGTCACATAGAAAACTTCGCATAAACGGCCATTCTCACCTACTTCCCTATCCAGAGGAGATTCCTCAGTTTATGAAAGACAAGGGTATATTTTGGGTAGACAAAGACCGAAAGTTTATGCTCCAGAAAGACTGGAGTAGACCAGTGACAGACTCAAGTTTTTTCTTGCACGAAAAACTGGAGTGGATGGAGCGCAACAAGGTAGACCACGCTGTGGTACTTAACCTCTCGCAGCTTTATGGAAATGGACTACGTCTAGAAGAAATGAAGCAAGCACTAAAGTTTCAAAATGACTTTAATGCGAGAGTACAACAAGAACATCCAGATAAATTTACAACTGGTTTTGTAGTACATCCTGGGTTTGTGCGTGGCGCTTTATGGGAGATAGAGCGCTGTGTAGAGGTGTTAGGTATGGATTTACTATGCTTGCCTACGCACTATATGGACACTATTGGGACGTGGCGATGTATTTTTGACGAAGAAAATGAACCTATTTTTGAGCTTGCAAGCAAGTATAATCTAGCAGTGGAGATTCACCCGTATGATGGTGAGAAGTTTATAAAACTGCAGAATACAAACTGGCGTTTTCACCTTATATGGATGCTTGCACAATGTGCAGATGCCTACCACTTCCTTACGCTTAATGGATATGCAGATAAATATCCAGGTATGCGTGTTTGTTTTGCTCACGGAGGACAACTAGCGCAAATTAACCTAGGTAGACGCATACAAGGTTTTGACGGAAGGCCAGATCTTTTTGAAGGAAAAACACATCCACGTAAATCTGTAGGACATCCTAATATCTTTTTTGACACACTAGTACACGATACAAACTCCCTTAAGATGATTATAGAAAATCAAGGAAGCAAGCAGGTGGTTATGGGACTTGATGATCCGTACCCGCTAGGTGAGATGGAAAGTGACAACCAAAGTAGTTATCCTGGTAAAATACTTGACCTTGCTCTCGAACGTAAGATCGTCAACTCTGCAGAATATGATGCTATCTGGGATGATAATGTTGTGAGATGGCTTTATGGTGATGACGAGAAACGCAAGGAAGCCTTTAGAAAACGAATTTTAAAAGAATAA
- a CDS encoding FMN-binding negative transcriptional regulator yields MYIPEIYKNENPEETRSFLKENAFGILVTNLDGKSCATHIPLELSKRPDGTEIIHAHISKMNEQVAHLKNGAEALCIFNGPHSYISASWYDFEEVSTWNYTAVQVRGNVRLLDKEGTYKSIKALMDKYEAPQKNPIDMDALSEKTLRQINGVVAFDIEITSIEAVKKMSQNRNDKNHDAVVSSLRENGTPNDKAVADEMECLRNK; encoded by the coding sequence ATGTATATCCCTGAGATTTATAAAAATGAAAATCCAGAGGAGACACGTAGTTTCTTAAAAGAAAATGCTTTTGGGATTCTTGTCACAAATCTTGATGGAAAATCGTGTGCGACACACATTCCCCTTGAATTATCAAAACGCCCAGACGGCACCGAAATCATACACGCACACATCTCAAAAATGAATGAGCAAGTTGCTCACCTCAAAAATGGCGCAGAGGCGCTCTGTATTTTTAATGGACCTCACAGTTATATTTCGGCTAGTTGGTACGACTTTGAAGAAGTATCCACTTGGAACTATACGGCCGTACAAGTGAGAGGTAATGTGCGTTTACTAGATAAGGAAGGCACTTATAAATCCATCAAAGCATTGATGGATAAGTATGAAGCACCACAAAAAAATCCAATAGATATGGATGCGCTTTCTGAAAAGACATTGCGACAAATAAACGGCGTGGTGGCATTTGATATTGAAATTACGAGCATTGAAGCTGTAAAAAAGATGTCACAAAACAGAAACGATAAAAATCACGATGCTGTAGTATCTAGCTTACGCGAAAATGGAACTCCAAACGACAAAGCCGTCGCAGACGAAATGGAGTGCTTGAGAAATAAATAA
- the kynU gene encoding kynureninase, which translates to MVYENNLAFAKTQDEKDPLKEYRNHFYIPVDKEDNELIYLCGNSLGCQPKSVAQYIEQELNDWADLGVEGHFKEETPWMSYHEELAKPMAHIVGAKPGEVVIMNTLTTNLHLMMVSFYNPTPSRHKIIIESDAFPSDKYAVESQIRQRGYDPETSLILWQPREGEELCRYEDLEALVKEHGDSVALLLIGNTNYYSGQCYPIKKITDLGHNNGSKVGFDLAHGVGNIMPDLHESGADFAVWCTYKYLNSGPGSLGGCFVHERHHTDKNIQRFTGWWGQNKDTRFNMRKGFDPIPTAEGWQLSNPPILSMAAVKASLDIFEEAGMSNIRAKSKKLTGYLEFLVNELNNEHIAIITPSNPSERGCQLSIQVKNADKSLHKKLIEAGVISDWREPDVIRVAPAPLYNSYQDVFEMVERLKKIL; encoded by the coding sequence ATGGTGTATGAAAATAATCTCGCTTTCGCGAAAACGCAAGACGAAAAAGATCCCCTTAAAGAGTACCGTAATCACTTCTACATACCCGTAGATAAGGAGGATAACGAACTTATTTACCTCTGCGGAAACAGCCTAGGGTGCCAGCCAAAATCTGTCGCACAATACATCGAGCAAGAACTCAATGACTGGGCAGATCTGGGTGTTGAAGGGCATTTTAAAGAAGAAACTCCGTGGATGTCTTATCACGAAGAACTCGCAAAACCTATGGCACACATCGTAGGTGCAAAACCTGGTGAGGTAGTGATAATGAACACCCTCACGACAAACCTTCACTTGATGATGGTCTCGTTTTACAATCCTACGCCATCACGTCATAAAATAATTATAGAAAGTGATGCTTTCCCGTCAGATAAGTATGCGGTAGAAAGTCAGATACGCCAGCGTGGATACGATCCAGAGACGAGCCTTATACTTTGGCAACCTCGAGAAGGAGAAGAATTATGCCGTTATGAAGACCTAGAAGCACTTGTAAAAGAACACGGCGACAGCGTTGCGCTTCTTTTAATTGGTAACACAAACTATTATTCTGGACAGTGCTACCCTATTAAAAAAATCACTGACTTAGGTCACAACAACGGCAGCAAAGTAGGCTTTGACCTTGCACACGGAGTGGGTAATATTATGCCAGACTTACACGAGAGCGGTGCAGATTTTGCCGTGTGGTGTACTTATAAATACCTCAACAGCGGCCCAGGAAGTCTGGGTGGTTGCTTTGTACACGAGCGCCATCATACAGATAAAAACATACAGCGCTTTACGGGCTGGTGGGGACAAAACAAAGACACACGTTTTAATATGCGCAAAGGCTTTGACCCAATACCAACTGCCGAAGGCTGGCAATTATCAAATCCTCCTATCCTCAGTATGGCAGCGGTAAAAGCGAGCTTAGATATTTTTGAGGAAGCTGGTATGAGTAACATACGTGCAAAATCTAAAAAACTCACTGGCTATCTGGAGTTCTTAGTAAACGAACTCAACAATGAGCACATCGCTATTATCACACCTAGTAATCCGTCTGAACGTGGGTGCCAACTAAGTATTCAAGTAAAAAATGCCGACAAGAGTTTACACAAAAAACTAATCGAAGCAGGAGTCATCTCAGACTGGCGTGAGCCAGATGTAATACGCGTCGCTCCAGCACCGCTTTACAATAGTTATCAAGACGTATTTGAAATGGTAGAACGACTCAAAAAGATACTGTAA
- a CDS encoding SDR family oxidoreductase → MKLNLTNKNALVCGSTAGIGLATAMGLAEEGANVTLAARTEEKLKNVIAQLPNNGSQKHSYVVADFTNPQAVAAAVSATGNVYHILINNTGGPPGGPIVDADVTAFAKAFTQHLQTNHLLTQTVLPGMKAEGYGRIINVISTSVKQPLDGLGVSNTIRGAVANWSKTMANELGQYGITVNNVLPGATATGRLSEIIENKAKKTGKSIEEVSQTMANASPAKRFAKPEEVANAIVFLASEAASFINGINVPVDGGRTKSL, encoded by the coding sequence ATGAAACTAAACCTAACTAATAAAAATGCACTCGTCTGTGGCTCTACAGCAGGGATCGGACTAGCAACCGCAATGGGTCTAGCAGAAGAAGGTGCAAACGTAACCCTTGCTGCTCGTACAGAAGAGAAGCTCAAAAACGTTATCGCACAGTTACCTAATAACGGTTCACAAAAGCACAGCTACGTGGTTGCAGATTTTACAAATCCGCAGGCGGTGGCAGCTGCTGTTTCGGCAACGGGCAATGTGTATCACATATTAATCAATAACACTGGTGGCCCTCCAGGTGGACCTATTGTGGATGCAGATGTTACCGCTTTCGCGAAAGCGTTTACACAACACCTACAAACCAATCACCTATTAACACAAACCGTACTCCCAGGGATGAAAGCCGAAGGATATGGACGTATCATTAACGTGATTTCTACTTCTGTAAAACAACCACTAGATGGTCTAGGCGTGAGTAACACGATACGCGGTGCCGTGGCAAACTGGAGTAAAACAATGGCAAATGAGCTAGGGCAATACGGCATCACCGTAAACAACGTACTTCCTGGCGCAACCGCTACTGGCAGACTCTCTGAGATCATAGAAAATAAAGCAAAAAAGACTGGAAAATCTATAGAAGAAGTTTCACAGACAATGGCAAATGCATCACCAGCAAAACGTTTTGCCAAACCTGAGGAGGTAGCAAATGCAATTGTTTTTCTCGCTAGTGAAGCAGCTTCTTTTATTAATGGAATTAATGTACCTGTAGATGGAGGACGCACAAAAAGCTTGTAG
- a CDS encoding O-methyltransferase, whose protein sequence is MHFLPENLDDYVVAHSAQEPAHLKALSKETYQKILQPRMLSGAYQGRVLSMISKLVNPKSILEIGTFAGYSALCLAEGLQDNGTLHTIDIKEEMQDFQRKHFDASPYGSQIIQHLGQALDIIPTIDTTFDLVFIDADKRNYINYFHTIIDKMNPGGIILSDNVLWSGKVVETLKKKDVDTKVLLDYNILLNEDPRVETVLLPIRDGLTVSRVL, encoded by the coding sequence ATGCACTTTTTACCAGAAAATCTAGACGACTACGTCGTAGCACACTCGGCTCAAGAGCCAGCACATCTCAAAGCACTATCAAAGGAAACGTATCAAAAAATACTACAACCACGTATGCTTTCTGGAGCTTACCAAGGTCGTGTGCTTAGCATGATTTCAAAATTAGTAAACCCTAAGAGCATCTTAGAGATAGGGACTTTTGCAGGTTATAGTGCGCTATGTCTGGCAGAAGGTCTTCAAGATAACGGAACACTTCACACCATTGATATTAAGGAAGAGATGCAAGATTTCCAGCGTAAGCATTTTGACGCTTCGCCTTACGGATCACAGATTATACAGCATCTAGGTCAAGCACTAGATATCATACCAACCATTGACACTACTTTTGACCTAGTGTTTATAGATGCAGATAAGCGCAACTACATTAATTATTTTCACACAATAATAGATAAGATGAATCCTGGCGGAATTATCCTTTCTGATAATGTACTATGGAGTGGTAAAGTAGTTGAAACACTTAAGAAAAAAGATGTGGATACAAAGGTGTTATTAGATTATAACATACTTCTCAATGAAGACCCTCGAGTAGAAACGGTATTACTACCTATAAGAGATGGTCTTACGGTAAGCCGTGTTTTATAA
- a CDS encoding DUF1648 domain-containing protein produces the protein MDIKKIFWILSWLVAGVTFAMILIHYGDIPDEVPMHFDATGVVDRYGSKNELFILPVLSVLLILLFQFMTGKSIKINKHKQGVKNEAQVTVTKTFMSQMALYCTLLFGWLVYQSMAVAVGKQTGLSSYFLVATFGGFIILLAFYYIQLKKVKE, from the coding sequence ATGGATATTAAAAAGATTTTCTGGATACTAAGTTGGCTCGTGGCGGGAGTTACCTTTGCGATGATTTTGATACATTATGGAGACATTCCAGACGAGGTACCTATGCACTTTGATGCGACTGGGGTGGTAGATAGATATGGTTCAAAAAATGAACTTTTTATCTTACCCGTACTTAGCGTCTTACTTATCTTACTATTCCAGTTTATGACAGGCAAGTCTATAAAGATTAACAAGCATAAACAAGGGGTTAAAAATGAGGCACAGGTTACCGTTACAAAAACCTTTATGTCACAAATGGCGCTGTATTGCACACTACTTTTTGGGTGGCTGGTATATCAATCTATGGCAGTTGCCGTGGGTAAACAGACTGGATTAAGCAGTTATTTTTTGGTTGCAACCTTTGGCGGTTTTATTATACTACTCGCCTTTTATTATATACAACTCAAGAAGGTAAAAGAGTAA
- a CDS encoding MFS transporter: MNSLFLILSRKRYFAPAWVFASLNIMIGTWVLYIPRVKEKLGIDDGDLGVALFCMGLGSLVSLTMASRIIKSMGVGKATVVGVIIFSLLFLMPLIAPSYIVLCVSLFCVGLFSCFTDIAMNALVSDIETEDEVHIMSSSHGFFSIGGAIAAVIGYFIIDLVKVPVYHSMGAAILVIVTNLWLCKSYIAHRTPIDDSHGTLNFNLLKPLLGLTIIALIIMGSEGAIEQWSKLYLEDIVQVTTEKTAGMGFLLFSLFMALGRFFGDGVSKRFGSIKIIIGGALFAVVGYLAVLSAITFVTLLGFAIIGLGFSVIIPELLRLAGKAKGVNSADGISFVAGAGFVGFLASPPLVGFLADFSSLKLSFTVLGAGAFIAIIIGVALSRKRN; this comes from the coding sequence ATGAACTCTCTGTTTCTCATACTATCTAGAAAAAGATACTTTGCACCCGCTTGGGTTTTTGCTTCACTCAATATTATGATAGGTACTTGGGTGCTTTACATCCCGAGAGTAAAAGAAAAGCTAGGGATAGATGATGGAGATTTGGGGGTAGCTTTATTTTGTATGGGATTAGGAAGTCTTGTGTCACTTACGATGGCTTCTCGCATTATAAAAAGTATGGGAGTAGGTAAGGCTACGGTGGTAGGTGTGATTATATTCTCACTACTATTTTTAATGCCCTTAATTGCTCCGTCGTATATTGTATTATGTGTTTCTTTATTTTGTGTGGGACTGTTTTCTTGCTTTACAGATATAGCAATGAATGCCCTAGTCTCAGATATAGAAACCGAAGACGAGGTGCATATTATGAGTTCGTCACACGGTTTCTTTTCTATAGGAGGAGCAATTGCCGCAGTGATAGGTTATTTTATAATAGACCTTGTTAAGGTGCCTGTTTATCACAGTATGGGAGCTGCAATTCTGGTCATTGTCACAAATTTGTGGCTTTGCAAAAGTTATATAGCTCATAGAACCCCTATAGATGACAGTCACGGGACACTTAATTTCAATTTACTCAAACCGCTGCTAGGTCTTACCATTATAGCTCTTATAATTATGGGCAGCGAAGGAGCCATTGAGCAGTGGAGTAAACTATATCTAGAAGATATTGTGCAAGTAACAACCGAAAAAACTGCAGGAATGGGGTTTTTACTGTTCTCATTGTTTATGGCGTTGGGAAGATTCTTTGGTGATGGAGTGAGCAAACGTTTTGGCTCCATTAAAATTATTATAGGCGGTGCACTTTTTGCGGTTGTAGGCTACCTAGCGGTACTCTCGGCTATTACATTTGTCACTCTTTTAGGATTTGCGATTATAGGTTTAGGTTTTTCTGTAATTATTCCTGAGTTGCTTAGACTGGCTGGTAAGGCAAAGGGAGTGAACAGTGCAGATGGCATTTCATTTGTTGCGGGAGCTGGTTTTGTAGGGTTTCTTGCGAGTCCGCCACTGGTGGGATTTTTAGCAGATTTTTCAAGCCTTAAACTGAGCTTTACAGTGCTAGGTGCTGGAGCATTTATAGCGATAATTATCGGGGTTGCGCTTTCGCGAAAGCGTAATTAA
- a CDS encoding outer membrane beta-barrel protein produces MKKLVVLLLLIAGCYTQVTAQEKEKFRFDIRLGYAAGNEYGDGVMFNLEPKWSIDEKINVGFRIGGAALAELTNPSNGIDAFETDIVTVYGSYLGTIDYYFYHKDGSPFAVFGGAGIGYVSSANVIADFDEYDDANNIETDNGLGGMLRVGFDYFKFRLAAEYNFAPEGQLRDLNNNEFGTVKNGYFGISLGFYFGGGKWKNVTVQE; encoded by the coding sequence ATGAAAAAACTAGTTGTACTACTTTTACTAATTGCAGGTTGCTACACACAGGTTACTGCACAAGAAAAAGAAAAATTTAGATTTGATATACGCCTAGGTTATGCTGCGGGTAATGAATATGGAGATGGTGTGATGTTTAATCTAGAGCCTAAATGGTCAATAGATGAAAAGATAAATGTAGGTTTTAGAATAGGTGGTGCGGCACTTGCCGAGTTAACAAATCCTTCTAATGGCATCGATGCTTTTGAAACAGATATTGTCACAGTGTATGGTTCTTATTTAGGTACAATAGATTATTATTTTTACCATAAAGATGGGTCACCTTTTGCAGTATTTGGTGGTGCTGGAATAGGATATGTTTCTAGTGCAAACGTAATCGCAGATTTTGATGAATATGACGATGCAAATAATATTGAAACCGATAATGGTCTAGGTGGGATGTTGCGAGTAGGTTTTGACTACTTTAAGTTTAGACTTGCTGCAGAGTATAATTTTGCGCCAGAAGGTCAATTACGTGACCTTAATAATAATGAGTTTGGTACTGTTAAAAATGGATATTTTGGTATCTCTTTAGGATTTTATTTTGGTGGTGGAAAATGGAAAAATGTAACAGTTCAAGAGTAA
- a CDS encoding aldehyde dehydrogenase, whose translation MNIKNYINGDYKNPASNDWLDNYEPASGEIYGQIPNSSAQDIEEATAFAKAAFPQWSSTTLDERSRILMNIASGIEARLEELAQAESRDNGKPVSLAMTVDIPRAASNFRFFANAITQFSAESHESVGMNAMNFTLRKPIGVVGCISPWNLPLYLFTWKIAPAIAAGNCVIAKPSEVTPMTAYLLGEICTEAGLPPGVLNIVHGLGHTTGQAILEHKDIKAISFTGGTKTGAHLAKTCAPMFKKLSLELGGKNPNLIFADCNYEDMLATTVRSSFANQGQICLCGSRIFVERSIYDRFKSDFISKVKELVVGHPPQENTDLGALVSKSHLEKVEDYIHNAQAYGGTVLCGGKRVTVPGYENGYYLEPTVIEVDSNDCKLNQEEIFGPVVTIMPFDTEEEALTLANGTKYGLSATVWTQQLDRTMRLSNALEAGIVWVNTWMNRDLRTPFGGVKASGVGREGGFEALRFFTEAKNVCIKYN comes from the coding sequence ATGAACATCAAAAACTACATAAACGGCGACTATAAAAACCCAGCATCAAATGACTGGCTAGATAATTATGAGCCAGCTTCTGGGGAGATATATGGGCAGATTCCTAATAGTAGCGCGCAAGATATTGAGGAAGCTACCGCTTTCGCGAAAGCGGCATTCCCGCAGTGGTCCAGCACCACACTTGATGAGCGCAGTCGCATCTTGATGAACATTGCAAGTGGCATTGAAGCTAGACTTGAAGAACTTGCTCAAGCCGAAAGTCGGGATAATGGGAAACCGGTATCACTAGCAATGACTGTAGATATCCCGAGGGCGGCGAGTAACTTTCGGTTTTTTGCAAATGCGATCACTCAGTTTTCGGCAGAGAGTCACGAGAGTGTGGGAATGAACGCAATGAATTTTACCCTGCGTAAACCCATAGGTGTTGTGGGATGCATAAGTCCGTGGAATTTACCACTGTATCTCTTTACCTGGAAAATCGCTCCCGCAATAGCCGCTGGCAATTGCGTGATTGCAAAACCTAGTGAAGTCACTCCTATGACGGCTTACCTTCTTGGTGAGATTTGTACAGAGGCTGGACTTCCTCCTGGTGTTCTCAATATTGTACACGGACTGGGACACACAACGGGACAAGCTATTTTAGAACATAAAGATATTAAAGCGATAAGTTTTACGGGAGGTACAAAAACGGGAGCTCATCTTGCAAAAACGTGTGCACCTATGTTTAAAAAATTATCACTAGAACTAGGTGGTAAAAACCCGAACCTCATTTTTGCCGATTGTAATTATGAAGATATGCTTGCCACAACCGTGAGAAGCTCCTTTGCAAATCAAGGGCAAATCTGTCTCTGTGGGAGTCGCATTTTTGTAGAGCGATCTATCTATGACCGATTTAAAAGTGATTTCATTTCAAAAGTTAAGGAGTTAGTCGTAGGGCATCCACCACAAGAAAACACAGATCTAGGAGCACTCGTTTCAAAATCGCATCTTGAGAAAGTAGAAGACTATATTCACAATGCACAAGCTTACGGCGGTACCGTACTTTGCGGAGGTAAGCGAGTTACCGTTCCAGGATATGAGAATGGCTATTATCTAGAACCTACGGTTATTGAGGTGGACAGTAATGACTGTAAACTCAATCAAGAAGAGATTTTTGGACCTGTGGTGACTATAATGCCTTTTGACACCGAGGAAGAAGCACTTACATTAGCAAACGGCACAAAATACGGACTCTCTGCAACAGTTTGGACTCAGCAACTTGACAGAACAATGCGTTTAAGCAATGCACTTGAAGCTGGCATTGTCTGGGTGAATACGTGGATGAATCGAGATTTGCGCACACCCTTTGGCGGAGTGAAAGCTAGCGGCGTAGGTCGTGAAGGCGGCTTTGAAGCGCTCCGGTTTTTTACCGAAGCAAAGAATGTTTGCATAAAATATAATTAA